In Desulfobulbus oralis, one DNA window encodes the following:
- a CDS encoding CoB--CoM heterodisulfide reductase iron-sulfur subunit A family protein translates to MRIGVFICHCGSNIAGTVDCARVAEIARSYPDVVYATDPMYTCAEPGQAAIEAAIHEHRLDGVVVASCSPRMHETTFRRTVERAGLNRYMFEMANIREHVSWIGKDREANTNKSAELVRLAVEKLRNDRPLVAKQFDVNKRVLVIGGGVAGIQAALDCAEGGIPVVLVEREATIGGKMAKLDKTFPTIDCSACVLGPKMVDVAQHPNITLYAYSEVEEVSGFVGNFTVRIRKKATHVDWSLCTGCGACTEKCPSKKTPDTFNEYTGDTTAITIAFPQAIPKKAVINPEYCRQLTRGKCGVCAKVCPTGAIKYDMEDEVVTEEVGSIVAATGYDLMDWTVYQEYGGGAYPDVITSLQYERLLSASGPTGGHIKRPSDGREPKNVVFIQCVGSRDRSIGRPYCSGFCCMYTAKQAILTKDHIPDSHSVVFYMDIRAPGKLYDEFTRRAMEEYGTEYIRGRVSRIYPDGKGQLVVMGVDTLMGRAVEVRADLVVLAVGIEASRGAAQLAEKLRISYDHFGFFVESHVKLKPVETNTAGVFLAGVCQGAKDIPASVAQGSAAAAKVLALFSRDKLENDPQIASVDIRRCVACGKCIRCCPFGAIEEVAFRGETKAQVIETVCQGCGICTSTCPQGAIQLSHATDNQILAEVNALCQY, encoded by the coding sequence ATGAGAATAGGCGTCTTTATCTGCCACTGCGGCAGCAACATCGCCGGAACAGTTGACTGCGCCAGGGTGGCGGAAATCGCCCGCAGCTACCCGGACGTCGTGTATGCGACCGACCCGATGTACACCTGCGCCGAACCGGGTCAGGCGGCCATCGAGGCGGCCATTCACGAGCACAGGCTCGACGGCGTGGTCGTGGCATCCTGTTCGCCCCGCATGCACGAGACCACCTTCCGCCGTACCGTGGAACGGGCGGGGCTGAACCGCTACATGTTTGAAATGGCCAACATCCGCGAGCACGTCTCCTGGATTGGCAAGGACAGGGAGGCCAATACCAACAAGTCTGCCGAACTGGTGCGTCTGGCGGTGGAGAAGCTCCGCAACGACAGGCCCTTGGTGGCCAAACAGTTCGACGTCAACAAGCGGGTGCTGGTCATCGGCGGCGGCGTGGCCGGCATCCAGGCGGCCCTTGACTGCGCGGAGGGCGGCATTCCGGTGGTGCTGGTGGAACGGGAAGCCACCATCGGCGGCAAGATGGCCAAGCTGGACAAGACCTTCCCTACCATCGACTGTTCGGCCTGCGTTCTGGGCCCCAAGATGGTGGACGTGGCCCAGCATCCGAACATCACCCTCTACGCCTACTCCGAGGTGGAGGAGGTGTCCGGCTTTGTGGGCAACTTCACGGTCAGAATCCGGAAAAAGGCGACCCACGTGGACTGGAGCCTCTGCACGGGCTGCGGCGCCTGCACCGAGAAATGCCCCAGCAAAAAGACGCCCGACACCTTCAACGAATACACCGGCGACACCACTGCCATCACCATTGCCTTTCCACAGGCCATTCCGAAAAAGGCGGTGATCAATCCGGAATACTGCCGCCAGCTCACCAGGGGCAAATGCGGCGTCTGCGCCAAGGTCTGTCCGACGGGCGCGATCAAGTACGACATGGAGGACGAGGTCGTCACCGAAGAGGTGGGCAGCATCGTGGCGGCCACCGGCTATGACCTCATGGACTGGACCGTGTACCAGGAGTACGGCGGCGGCGCCTATCCGGATGTCATCACCTCCCTGCAGTACGAGCGCCTGCTTTCGGCCTCGGGTCCCACGGGCGGTCACATCAAGCGGCCCTCCGACGGGCGCGAGCCCAAAAACGTGGTCTTCATCCAGTGCGTGGGTTCACGGGACAGATCCATCGGCCGGCCCTACTGCTCCGGCTTTTGCTGCATGTATACGGCCAAGCAGGCCATTCTGACCAAGGATCATATTCCGGATTCCCACTCCGTTGTCTTCTATATGGACATCCGCGCGCCGGGCAAGCTGTACGACGAGTTCACCCGCCGGGCCATGGAGGAGTATGGCACGGAATACATCCGCGGTCGCGTTTCCAGGATCTATCCGGATGGCAAAGGCCAGCTCGTGGTCATGGGTGTGGACACCCTCATGGGCAGGGCGGTGGAAGTCAGGGCCGATCTCGTGGTCCTTGCCGTGGGCATCGAGGCCAGCAGGGGCGCTGCCCAGTTGGCGGAAAAGCTGCGCATCTCCTATGATCACTTTGGTTTCTTCGTGGAAAGCCACGTCAAGCTGAAGCCCGTGGAAACCAATACCGCCGGCGTGTTCCTAGCCGGCGTTTGCCAGGGGGCAAAGGACATCCCGGCCTCGGTGGCGCAGGGTTCGGCGGCTGCGGCCAAGGTGCTGGCCCTCTTCTCCAGGGACAAGCTGGAAAACGATCCCCAGATCGCCTCGGTGGATATCCGGCGCTGCGTGGCCTGCGGCAAGTGCATCCGCTGCTGTCCTTTCGGCGCCATCGAGGAAGTGGCATTCCGGGGCGAGACCAAGGCCCAAGTCATTGAAACCGTATGCCAGGGCTGCGGTATCTGTACCTCGACCTGTCCCCAGGGCGCCATCCAGCTTTCCCATGCAACCGACAACCAGATTCTTGCGGAGGTAAACGCCTTATGCCAGTATTAG